A window of the Ostrea edulis chromosome 1, xbOstEdul1.1, whole genome shotgun sequence genome harbors these coding sequences:
- the LOC125650551 gene encoding protein orai-3-like: protein MLAYIPNSIYSVYEDNSRFSPTLEVFRGSMNSHPNAPHWRKLYLSRAKLKASSNTSALLSGFAMVALVEIGIESDVPTGLVIAFSVCTTLLVSVHLLALMASTCILPHIEAVSNVHNVNSVKESPHEKMQLFIQMAWAFSTGLGIMLFLAELVLICWMKFNTDKVGHNVAAAWASTGIVIPVGVVFLLFAFHFYKKLIAHKFDNHERDLAALDRMAEEIDMNHTIMDV from the exons ATGCTTGCATACATTCCCAATAGCATTTACTCTGTTTATGAGGATAATTCAAGATTTTCTCCAACACTGGAAGTTTTTCGTGGGAGCATGAACTCGCATCCTAATGCGCCCCATTGGAGGAAACTCTATCTGAGCAGAGCTAAGTTAAAAGCCTCCAGCAACACTTCCGCTTTATTATCAGGATTTGCTATG GTGGCGCTTGTGGAGATTGGGATTGAAAGTGATGTACCAACAGGGCTTGTCATAGCTTTCAGTGTGTGCACTACTTTACTTGTCTCTGTGCATTTGCTAGCGTTAATGGCTAGTACTTGTATTTTACCCCACATTGAAGCTGTTAGCAATGTCCACAATGTCAACTCGGTCAAAGAATCTCCACATGAAAAGATGCAGCTCTTCATACAGATGGCCTGGGCTTTCTCTACGGGACTTGGAATCATGTTATTCTTAGCCGAACTGGTGTTAATATGTTGGATGAAATTTAACACTGATAAAGTCGGACACAACGTAGCTGCAGCGTGGGCATCTACAGGCATTGTTATTCCCGTCGGTGTCGTTTTCTTGCTCTTTGCTTTTCACTTTTATAAAAAACTTATTGCACATAAATTTGACAATCATGAGAGAGATCTAGCTGCCCTGGACAGAATGGCAGAGGAGATTGACATGAACCATACCATAATGGATGTTTAG